The Acropora muricata isolate sample 2 chromosome 7, ASM3666990v1, whole genome shotgun sequence genomic interval TGTCCGATTTACTAGTTGCTGGCATGCATGCTTCCAAACCACGGGTATAAAAACTGTATCTCGTTTTCTTATTGGGCATTCCCTTTCTGTCCGTGAATTCATGAATAAACATTGATTATGGATTTAGACGAATTTGTCTGTGCAGTTTGTGAATAAACATTGAGTTAAGATTCATCCAAATTGTATCAACTCCGGCGGTCAATTGAAGGAAAGATGGATTTACTTGAGGTAACTGGAAAATACGGGCATTTTCATCAACCTTATTTAAATTAGGGTCATATGGTTCTCTGCCTCGAGCTCAGTAGTTCGCGACATCAGTGTGAAATagaatacaggcatcaagagtttcagtttcctctgTTGGATGCTgtgcattgtgggacagaaagtgagcaccaagtctctaatggcagccttatcggattgttttccctcttaaTCTTGTCTTTTTTTACACGAATAATTAAacttagtaccaaataataTCAGTGTTCGCGTAAAGGCGACAAAGATATGAGTGCCAAGACTTtgggtgctcactttctgtcccaagatgcGCTGTGTACCACATAGAAAAttgaaactcttgatgcttgGTCGGGAGCCGTCAGGTATTTGAAATTCACCTCCTTGAGCGACCTTCAAGCCGAACTCGGGGAGCGTCTTGATGTTACAACGCTCTGGTGCAACGTCCTGAAATACCGTTTACTCATGGGTTCCTGTATCCGATTTTATACCCTGTTTATGTATTTGAAGCGTGTGCCGAAGTTTCCTCGAATTACAACGCTTACTTTACATACCTCGTCTCACCTTAAACGCAGCTTATAAATGATGGAGAGTTGAAAGACCGGAATACCCTGGGAATAACCCTCGGGACGAGGTTTAggtaaaaatatatacatacaaCACAACAACAGGCTTTCATATCGacgattattttattttctatttttagcGTGGGCGAAACCGAGGAATTACCTTCCCGGGGTCACTTCGCCACTAAAGCTTTGCCTGAGAAAATAGCACCAAATGTTGCACACGCAATCCCTGTTGCGATTAATAACACGTCCAGCCACACTTGATATATTTCCAGCTGCTTAAACTTCAATTTCAGGTGAACTGCACAaggcaaaataaacaaaaacatggAGTCAACTATGCTACCGGTAAGTGATACAAGAAAGGCAAATTTAGGAAGCATAATCGCCACCAGCACCGTTAGGGCAACCACAGTTGTACgaatgaaaaaaaacacaatccTCGGGAATTTAGCGAAAGCGTGCTCATAAGCTTCGGTTGTTTGGACAGAGACTAAAATTGGATAAACAAACAAAGCGTACGAAAATATACAGCTCGAGACAAAAAGTAAACTGGTACACGTTCGTATTGGTCCTTCAGGCAAGTTATTTAGAATCACTTGATCGGTGTTGGACCCAAAAGACAAGAACGCAAGGAATGAGAAAACTGTTTTTATAATAACGTTGATGATATAAGACAATGCAAGAGCCAAGTTGAATTTGTGTTTTTCGCGCATGCTCAACTCAACCGTTGGTAATATTGTTTGTGAGTCATAAGCTAAGACCAAAATTGGGAGAGCAATGCTTATTCCTTCGCTATTCCAAAAAAGAACAGATTGTACATCCCATTTAATCATGTGGTCCAAGCCATACCAAAGAACAGTGACCACAACCGAGATTAATGCAACGACACTTATGATGCTTAACCAGCCAATTTCTGTCATAGATTTAAGAAACGTTGTGGGAAAAACTATGACTCCTGCGATGCATATCCAAGCTGCCATGGGTATTGACGGTATAGTGTGACTCATAAGAGATCCGCACAAAACCAGATATGAGACAGATGAAAGGAAAAAATCCATTTGCACAAGTACAGTGTACACGTAACCTCCATATTTAGGTAAAAGGATTTCTCCTAATTCTTTAAACGTGGACCTTGTTCTCActcgttttttatttttatcgcCATCATACAAACACTCAATAAGAAGTTTTCCTGTGTACCATGAACAAAGGGGAAGTATTAGAAATGCCGCAATGATAGCGATTCCTCCTCGCTTGATAGCATAAGGTAATGCCAGAAATCCAATGCCTTCGATAAAGTTCATGATATTAGAAACTGCTTTCCAGAATGATGAATTGCCAGTGGAATTTCTTTCCTCTATTGAAACAGTTTGCTCTTCGTCTGTGGACGACTCAGCATCGCTGGATTGAAGCTCGAAAATTGCTTGACTTTCCTCCTCTGAAAGGTTATGGGAATCCATTTTCATCATCTGAGACATTGTTAGTTGCTACTTAGTTTCGACGTGAGTGAGAAAGGAGTCCCGGCTTTCTAAGAATACTAATCTGCGAAAAAATAA includes:
- the LOC136921630 gene encoding vesicular inhibitory amino acid transporter-like yields the protein MSQMMKMDSHNLSEEESQAIFELQSSDAESSTDEEQTVSIEERNSTGNSSFWKAVSNIMNFIEGIGFLALPYAIKRGGIAIIAAFLILPLCSWYTGKLLIECLYDGDKNKKRVRTRSTFKELGEILLPKYGGYVYTVLVQMDFFLSSVSYLVLCGSLMSHTIPSIPMAAWICIAGVIVFPTTFLKSMTEIGWLSIISVVALISVVVTVLWYGLDHMIKWDVQSVLFWNSEGISIALPILVLAYDSQTILPTVELSMREKHKFNLALALSYIINVIIKTVFSFLAFLSFGSNTDQVILNNLPEGPIRTCTSLLFVSSCIFSYALFVYPILVSVQTTEAYEHAFAKFPRIVFFFIRTTVVALTVLVAIMLPKFAFLVSLTGSIVDSMFLFILPCAVHLKLKFKQLEIYQVWLDVLLIATGIACATFGAIFSGKALVAK